The Aeromonas encheleia genomic sequence CCTCCAGCCAGCCGGATCCGCGCCTCTTCCCCCAGGCGCTCTGGGGGCGGCTGATGCAGCAACAGTGGCGCCAGCGCGCCAGCGACTGGATGAACTACGGGGATCCACAGGGCTTGGCTCCCCTTCGCGCCGCCATCAGCAGCTATCTGGTGCAGTCGCGGGGGGTGGTGTGCGAGCCGGATCAGATCCTGATCCTCACCAGCTCCCAGCAGGGCATCTTGCTGGCGACCCAGCTGCTCATCGATGCCGGCGACAGCGTCTGGGTGGAGGATCCCGGCTACCCGGGTGCGCGCACCGCGCTGGAGAGTGCCGGCGCCCGCGTCCATCCGGTGCCGGTTGACGAGGAGGGTCTCAACCCGGCGGGGGAACATCCGCGGCCAAGGCTCATCTACTGCACCCCGGCCCATCAGTATCCCCTCGGCGTGCCCATGAGCCTGCCGCGGCGGATGGCGTTGCTGGCCGAGGCCGAGCGGCACGGGGCCTGGATTTTGGAAGACGATTACGATGGGGAATATCAGTACGATCAGCGCCCGCTGCCCGCCCTGCAGGGGCTGGATGGTCAGGGGCGGGTCCTCTATGTTGGCACCTTCAGCAAGGTGCTGTTTGGTTCCTTGCGCCTCGCCTACCTGGTGCTGCCGCGCCCCCTGATGGAGTCCTTCAGCCGGGCCCGCGCCGCCTTCGACGGTCACAGCAACCAGCTGCAGCAGGCGGTCACCGCAGACTTCATCCGCGCCGGCCACTTCGCCACCCACCTGCGCCAGAGTCGTCTGCTCTACCAGAGCCGGCGGGATCTGCTGCTGAGCGAACTGGCCGAGCACTGCCCCCTGCTCACCCCCATCCACAGCGGCGCCGGGCTGCAGTGCGCCGTGCTGCTGCCGCCGGGCGGCGAGGCCCGCTGGACCGACGCCGCCAACGCCCTGGGGCTGGGCCTGCGCCCCCTCGGCCAGTTCTACCTCGGCGAGCCCGGGCTGGAGGGCTGGCTGCTCGGCTTTGGCTGCCTCGACAACCAGACCCTGCGCAGACTATGTCGCCAGCTGGGCGCCCTGCTGCGCAGTTGAGTGTTCAGCCGCGGCTCTCGCGGCACAGGGCCAGCCAGGCCTCGGCGGTGCGGGAGAGGTAGCGCCGGCTCGGCCAGATCACCCCGAGCCGCCAGCTCAGCTCCGGCAGCAGGGGGCGCAACACCAGCCCGTCCGGGGTCAGCCGCCGGCAGATGGGCTCGGGCAGGAAGGCGACCCCCATGCCGCTGCGCACCATGGCGGTGAGAAAGTCCCACTGGCTGCTGCGCGCCGCCACCTGGGGCACGAAGCCCGCCTGCTGGCAGGCCTGCTCCAGCCGCTCGCTCAGGGTGAAGGCCTGGGTGTAGAGCAGGAAGGGCTCCTCCTGCAGATCCTCCAACCGGATTTCGGCGCGCTCGCGCCAGCGCGGCAGGTCCGGCAGCACCACCTGGATCGGGTAGCAATCCAGCTCCAGCGCGCTGAGGGCGCCCCCCTCCCTGGTCGGCAACATGGTGATGGCGAGATCCAGCTCCCCCTCCAGCACCGCCTGCTCGATGCGACGGCCGCCATATTCGACGATGGAGAGCTCCACCCTGGGGTAGCGGCTGCGGTAGGTGCGGATCAGATCCGCATAGACGTGGCCCACCATGGGCGGGATGCCGAGCGCGAGGCGCCCGTGCTGCAGGCTCTGCAGATCGGCGAGCTCCGCCTCCAGCTGCTGCATCTGGGCCAGGATCAGCTGGCCACGGGCAAACAGCACCTGGCCGCTGTCGGTCAGGGTGAAGCTGTGTCCCTCCCGGTTGAGCAGGGGCTGACCCAGCTCCTCCTCCATGTTGCGGATCATCTTGCTGATGGTGGGCTGGGTGACAAACAGCTTCTCGGAGGCGCGGGTAAAGCTCTGCTCCCGCACCAGTTCGACAAAGTAACGCAGGGCTCGGATATCCATGGGACGCTCGTCGGAGGGGTTCGCTAAATAATGCCAATTTGGCATATTTTTCATAATTTAAATTCATTTCTTGCAGGTTTAGCCCGCCCTTATACTGTGACCAGGTTCACAAAAAGACGCCCATCATGAAAGCCTTCTGCCTTCGCTGGCTACAAACTCCCTTCCAAATCGCCCTGCTGGCCGCCATCTGGCTGCTGGCCGACACCGCGGTGCGCACCTTCAATCTGCCCCTGCCCGCCAACCTCACCGGCATGTTGCTGTTGCTGGTCTGCATCCTGCTCGGGGTGGTCAAGGCACAGTGGTTCAGCGCCGGTGCCCGCTGGCTGCTGGCGGAGATGCTGCTGTTCTTCGTGCCCGCCGTGGTGGCCGTGGTCAACTATCAGGATCTGCTGCTGCAGGAGGGGTGGCGCATCATGCTGGTGCTGGTGATAAGCACTGTGCTGGTGCTCGGCACCACGGCCCTGGTGGTGGACAGGGTCTATCGGCTCGAACTGAAGCTGGCCCGCCGGAGCCGCCGCCATGTCTGACACCCTGCTCGGCCTGCTCTGCTTCGCCCTCACCCTGCTGTTCTACTACGCCAGCAAGTGGCTCTATGGCCGCAAACGCATACTGCCACTGATGCCGCTGCTGCTGGCGCCGGCCCTGCTGGTGGCGGTGGTGATGCTGTTCCACATCCCCTATCAGGACTACATGGCCGAGTCGCACTGGCTGCTGTGGCTGCTGGGCCCGGCCACCGTCGCCTTCGCGGTGCCGGTCTACGAGAACCGCCAGCTGATGCGCCGCCACTGGCTCTCCCTGTCGGTAGGGGTGCTCGCCTCCGTGCTCATGGCGGTGGGCAGCACTGTGCTGCTGGCGCGCTGGCTGCACCTCTCAGAGCTACTGCAGCGCAGCATGGCCATGAGATCCATCACCACCCCCTTCGCGGTGGAGGCGACCCGCTCGGTCGGCGGCAATGCCGATCTCACCGCCCTGTTCGTGGTGCTGACCGGGGTGATCGGCATGGCGGTCGGGGAGAGCGTGCTGACGGTGCTCGCCATCCGCAGCCGGCTCGGCAAGGGGGCCGGCTTCGGTGCTTCGGCCCACGGTGCGGGCACCGCCAGGGCCTATCAGATGGGCAACGAGGAGGGGGTGGTCTCCAGCATGGTGATGATGATCGCCGGCATGGCGACGGTGCTGCTGGCCCCCCTGCTGGGCAAGGTGTTCTGGTAATACATTGCGACCACCCAACGAGAAGAGGCGCCCCAGGGCGCCTCTTCTTTTGTTTTATCGACTAGCCCCTCAGAGGCTGGCGCAGATCTGCCAGAGATCGTACTGGATGGCCGCCGCCGTCACCTCGCGCCCCGCCCCCGGCCCCTGAATGACCAGCGGGTTGGTGCGATAGCTGTCGCTCTCGATGGCGAACACGTTGTCGCAGGGCAAGAGGTTTGCGAACGGATGGTGCGGCTCCAGGGTCTCAAGCCCGACCCGCGCCTTGCCGTCATGCTCGAAGCGGGCGACGTAGCGCAGCACCTTGCCGACTCGGCGGGCCCCCTCGAACGCGCTCTGGATGGGCTCATCCAGTTCCTTTAGCCTGTCCATGAACTGATCCGTGCTGGCCTTGCGCAGGGCCACAGGCACCAGGTTCTCCAGCTCGATGTCGGCGGAGTCGAGCTCGAAGCCCGCCTCCCGCGCCAGGATCAGCAGCTTGCGGCGCACGTCCTGGCCGGAGAGATCCTCGCGGGGATCCGGCTCGGTCAGGCCGTGCTGCCAGGCCTCGTCCACCAGCTCGGAGAAGGGGCGGCTGCCATCGTACTGCTGGAACAGCCAGGAGAGGGTGCCGGAGAAGATACCGGAGACCCCCTGGATGCGATCGCCGCTCTGGCGCAGCATCTGGATGCTGGACTGGATGGGCAGACCGGCGCCGACGGTGGCGTTGTAGCGCCACTGCACCTGGTGATCGCGGCAAGTCTGCTTGATGCGCTGGTAGAACTCGCTCTCGGCGGCGCCGGCAAACTTGTTGGCGGCGATGATGTGGCAACCGAGCTGGGCGAAGTCAGGGTAATAGCGGCTCACCGTCTCGCTGGCGGTGAGATCGAGCGCGATCAGGCTGTCAAAACCATGTTGCTCGAGCTGGCCCAGCAGTTCGGGCCAGATCAGCGGCCTGGGATTGAAGTTGTCCCGCACCTTGAGC encodes the following:
- the pdxR gene encoding MocR-like pyridoxine biosynthesis transcription factor PdxR encodes the protein MTALPTLFADQQQNDLPLHEQLVRTLREAILAGHLPQHSRLPASRMLARDLGVSRSTVELAYGRLEAEGYLVRKVGAGSFVALAAVRPAPRPPQSAAGLSRRGQEMAAGGACHNAPQVGDSFASSQPDPRLFPQALWGRLMQQQWRQRASDWMNYGDPQGLAPLRAAISSYLVQSRGVVCEPDQILILTSSQQGILLATQLLIDAGDSVWVEDPGYPGARTALESAGARVHPVPVDEEGLNPAGEHPRPRLIYCTPAHQYPLGVPMSLPRRMALLAEAERHGAWILEDDYDGEYQYDQRPLPALQGLDGQGRVLYVGTFSKVLFGSLRLAYLVLPRPLMESFSRARAAFDGHSNQLQQAVTADFIRAGHFATHLRQSRLLYQSRRDLLLSELAEHCPLLTPIHSGAGLQCAVLLPPGGEARWTDAANALGLGLRPLGQFYLGEPGLEGWLLGFGCLDNQTLRRLCRQLGALLRS
- a CDS encoding LysR family transcriptional regulator, with protein sequence MDIRALRYFVELVREQSFTRASEKLFVTQPTISKMIRNMEEELGQPLLNREGHSFTLTDSGQVLFARGQLILAQMQQLEAELADLQSLQHGRLALGIPPMVGHVYADLIRTYRSRYPRVELSIVEYGGRRIEQAVLEGELDLAITMLPTREGGALSALELDCYPIQVVLPDLPRWRERAEIRLEDLQEEPFLLYTQAFTLSERLEQACQQAGFVPQVAARSSQWDFLTAMVRSGMGVAFLPEPICRRLTPDGLVLRPLLPELSWRLGVIWPSRRYLSRTAEAWLALCRESRG
- a CDS encoding CidA/LrgA family protein, which produces MKAFCLRWLQTPFQIALLAAIWLLADTAVRTFNLPLPANLTGMLLLLVCILLGVVKAQWFSAGARWLLAEMLLFFVPAVVAVVNYQDLLLQEGWRIMLVLVISTVLVLGTTALVVDRVYRLELKLARRSRRHV
- a CDS encoding LrgB family protein is translated as MSDTLLGLLCFALTLLFYYASKWLYGRKRILPLMPLLLAPALLVAVVMLFHIPYQDYMAESHWLLWLLGPATVAFAVPVYENRQLMRRHWLSLSVGVLASVLMAVGSTVLLARWLHLSELLQRSMAMRSITTPFAVEATRSVGGNADLTALFVVLTGVIGMAVGESVLTVLAIRSRLGKGAGFGASAHGAGTARAYQMGNEEGVVSSMVMMIAGMATVLLAPLLGKVFW